A region of the Lysobacter sp. K5869 genome:
GCCCCTTGTAGGAGCGGCGCGAGCCGCGACCGCGAACCCTCGCTTGCGTCGTATGCGGGGGTTCGCGGTCGCGGCTCACGCCGCTCCTACCGCCAGCGCCCCATGCGCGCATTCATGCGCCGCCCGTCGGAAACGCCCCGCGTCACCCCGAAGCGCTGACATTCCCTACGCAACCGCGCAACATCCGCCCTTCTATCCTGGCCGCTCCCCTCATCCCGGAGCACCGCCATGGACATCCAGCGCATCGCCGACCGCTACGTCGAACTGTGCCGCGCCGGCGAGCACGCCCAGATCCAGGACGAACTCTACGCCGACGACGCCGTCAGCATCGAAGCGCCCGGCAACCAGTCCGGCCCGCTCGGCAACGTCGAAGGCTTGGAGGCGATCCGCGAGAAGGGCCGCAAGTTCATGGACGACGTGGTCGAAATCCACAGCAGCTGGTGCAGCGACCCGGTCGTCGGCGGCGATTGGTTCACCCTCGCCATGGGCATCGACGCCACCTACAAGAGCATGGGCCGCATGCCGATGTCCGAAGTCGCGGTGTACAAGGTGCGCGACGGCAAGATCGTGCACGAGCAGTTCTTCTACGGCTGAGGCACCCAGCGCGAACGGTACGTCACGGTGCGCCGCTTAGCCGAACACTAGTGCGATAACGCCGAGAACCAGGATGAGCAGCGTCGCCGGCAGCCATGCCAAGACCACCGCGATGAGCGCGTGCCAGGCCGGCCGCAACGCGCCTCCCGCGCTTCGATGCGCGCGCCAGGAGGCCCGTTGCGTCATCGCTACGCCCCAGGCCAACAGCGGCTGCAACAATGCGACCATCAGTGCCGCCAGCGCTATCGATTCTGCTTCCATCAAGGTTGCGATCGCGACCGCCGCGAAGGCTAACGGCGACGCCCACAACACCACCACGGACAGGCCGATGAGCGTGTTCGCCCGCGAGCTACGCCGCAAGGAGCGCAGATTCCAGCACAGCATCAATGCGCCGGCGAGCAGGCCGCCGAAGAGGCTGGCGACGCCGATCTGTTCGGCGCCGAACAGCCGGGAAGCTGACGATGCGCGCGGATCGTCCGCCACCTCGGTCTTGGGCGCAGACCAGATGTCGTGCTCGCTCAAGCACGCACCCCGGCCGCGAGCCCGGCCAAGAACGCGGGCGCCAGCAGATAGATAAGTAGCAACGCCATCGCGACAATGGAAACGATACAGGCCGCCCACCATGAGCTCCGCGGCAAACCGCGCCGGCGACGGGCCTGCAATTCGTCGCCCTGGAGGATATAGCCGACGGCCATGACGGCCGCAGCCTGCAGCGCCAACAACGCGCCCATCTGCAACGGCACTCGCTGCGGATCATGGTTGTAGCTAATGGCCATCGCCCCGTAATCGACGAACGCCACCGTCGGAGCGATCAGCAGCGCCGCCATCGCAAACGAGAACCATGCCCAGCCACGATTGCCGCGTGCGCGGTAGTTCAGCGCAATCATCCACACGCCGGCGACCGGCGTCGCCAGTAGGCTCGCCACGAACATGGCTCTGAGCGTGAACCAGGGCAACGACGAATGCGTGGCGGGGTCGAGCGCGGCGACCGCCGGATCGATTCCCTTGGCGTAAACGTCATCTTCCATGCACGCCCCTTTGCGGCCGTACCGTCTGCGCAGCGAAGATAACACCGCCCCGGGTAAATGGCCCAAACGAAACAGGCCCCGCGAGCGGGGCCTGTTTCTTCGTACGCGGACTCGCCCGACCGATCAGTCGATATCGAGGAAGCTGCGCAGCTGTTCCGACCGGCTCGGGTGGCGCAGCTTGCGCAGCGCCTTGGCTTCGATCTGGCGGATGCGCTCGCGGGTCACGTCGAACTGCTTGCCGACCTCTTCCAGGGTGTGGTCGGTGTTCATGTCGATGCCGAAGCGCATGCGCAACACCTTGGCCTCGCGCGGGGTCAGCCCGGCGAGCACGTCGCGGACCGTCTCGGAGAGGTTGATGTTGGTGGTCGCTTCCACCGGGGACTCCACGTTGGTGTCCTCGATGAAGTCGCCCAGATGCGAGTCTTCGTCGTCGCCGATCGGAGTCTCCATCGAGATGGGCTCCTTGGCGATCTTCATGACCTTCCGGATCTTGTCCTCCGGCATGTCCATTTCTTTCGCCAGCTCTTCCGGCGTCGCTTCGCGGCCGTACTGCTGCAGCATCTGGCGGCTGATGCGGTTGAGCTTGTTGATCGTTTCGATCATGTGCACCGGGATGCGGATGGTGCGCGCCTGATCGGCGATCGAACGGGTGATGGCCTGACGGATCCACCACGTGGCGTAGGTCGAGAACTTGAAGCCGCGGCGGAACTCGAACTTGTCCACCGCCTTCATCAGGCCGATGTTGCCTTCCTGGATCAGGTCGAGGAACTGCAGGCCGCGGTTGGTGTACTTCTTGGCGATGGAGATCACTAGGCGCAGGTTGGCCTCGACCATCTCCTTCTTGGCCTTGCGCGCCTTGGCCTCGCCGTAAGCGACGGCGCGGCTGATTTCCTTGAGCTCTTCCAGGGTCAGCAGCGAGTTGGTCTCGAGCTCGATGGTGGCCTGCTGTTCGGCCACGATCTGGTCCTTGACGTCGCGCAGGCCCGAGGACCACTTCTGCTTGCGCTTGAGCAGCTCGTCCACCCACTCCAGATTGGTCTGGTTGCCTTCCCAGGCGCGGATGAAGTCCTTGCGCGGCATCTTGGCCACGCGGGTCGCCAGATCCAGGATCTTGCGCTCGCGGTCCTTGATCGAGCCGACCACTTCGCGCAGGTTGCGCATCAGCGTGTCGGTCAGCGCCAGCGGCAGCTTGAGCGTGATGAACACCGCCGCGATCTCTTCGCGCAGCTTGGTCGCGTTCTTGTGCGCCGCGCCGTACTTGGCGTGGGCCTTGTG
Encoded here:
- a CDS encoding nuclear transport factor 2 family protein, whose translation is MDIQRIADRYVELCRAGEHAQIQDELYADDAVSIEAPGNQSGPLGNVEGLEAIREKGRKFMDDVVEIHSSWCSDPVVGGDWFTLAMGIDATYKSMGRMPMSEVAVYKVRDGKIVHEQFFYG
- the rpoD gene encoding RNA polymerase sigma factor RpoD; the encoded protein is MANERQPPPSDIKLLISKGLEQGYLTYAEVNDHLPDDLVDAEQIEDIIGMINGMGIEVHEVAPDAETLLLADGNTGNREVDDTAAEEAAAALTALDGEGGRTTDPVRMYMREMGTVELLTREGEIAIAKRIEEGLNQVQASLALYPGTIQLILDDYEQHKAGKKRLAEIVVGFNDHLDEEPEPPAPPAPAAEDSDADSDEDEEEEAGGGDEEAEETASGPDPVEVAARMEAIADLHAKFHKAHAKYGAAHKNATKLREEIAAVFITLKLPLALTDTLMRNLREVVGSIKDRERKILDLATRVAKMPRKDFIRAWEGNQTNLEWVDELLKRKQKWSSGLRDVKDQIVAEQQATIELETNSLLTLEELKEISRAVAYGEAKARKAKKEMVEANLRLVISIAKKYTNRGLQFLDLIQEGNIGLMKAVDKFEFRRGFKFSTYATWWIRQAITRSIADQARTIRIPVHMIETINKLNRISRQMLQQYGREATPEELAKEMDMPEDKIRKVMKIAKEPISMETPIGDDEDSHLGDFIEDTNVESPVEATTNINLSETVRDVLAGLTPREAKVLRMRFGIDMNTDHTLEEVGKQFDVTRERIRQIEAKALRKLRHPSRSEQLRSFLDID